The following coding sequences are from one Limisphaerales bacterium window:
- a CDS encoding outer membrane lipoprotein-sorting protein: MKRIFIFLLTAQLALAADTAKSLPPVPSGVAGQKAMGVALAENLRGMRLVNQDEIKGNLRIRSPRGKRENVPVTFRAKIDGAVQVETFVTAKGTLQITKAPGKPNEYLFTAPKAKEGKKIEGKALNTIFAGSDFTMGDLGLEFLQWPNQQVIGRASRLRESCNILLSTPEKVLPGGYSHVKCWVEIHNRALLCVEAYRGTKRVKLFQAKSFKKLEGEWQLRELELRNDVTDARTQIQFDLSSPRK, translated from the coding sequence TTCTGTTAACCGCCCAATTGGCTCTGGCGGCCGACACGGCCAAATCGTTGCCGCCGGTGCCTTCAGGTGTGGCCGGCCAAAAGGCGATGGGTGTGGCGTTGGCGGAAAATTTGCGTGGGATGCGGTTAGTAAACCAAGATGAAATCAAGGGCAACCTTCGCATCCGCAGTCCGCGTGGCAAACGCGAAAATGTGCCGGTGACTTTTCGCGCCAAGATCGATGGCGCCGTGCAGGTGGAGACGTTTGTCACCGCCAAAGGTACTTTGCAAATTACCAAGGCACCCGGCAAACCCAACGAGTACCTGTTCACCGCGCCGAAAGCGAAGGAGGGAAAGAAAATAGAAGGCAAGGCACTAAACACAATCTTTGCCGGGTCTGATTTTACGATGGGCGATTTGGGATTGGAATTTTTGCAATGGCCCAATCAACAGGTGATTGGGCGTGCGTCGCGATTGCGCGAATCGTGCAACATCCTTTTGAGCACGCCCGAAAAAGTGTTGCCCGGCGGTTATAGTCACGTGAAGTGTTGGGTGGAAATTCACAACCGCGCCTTGCTTTGCGTGGAGGCATATCGCGGCACGAAACGGGTGAAATTGTTTCAGGCCAAATCATTCAAAAAACTGGAGGGCGAATGGCAGTTGCGCGAGTTGGAATTGCGCAATGATGTGACCGATGCGCGGACCCAAATCCAATTCGACCTGAGCTCGCCGCGTAAGTGA